The sequence below is a genomic window from Mus musculus strain C57BL/6J chromosome 4, GRCm38.p6 C57BL/6J.
CTATCGAAcccttcctcctgctgctgcaCAGGATAAACACTGAGTTTCCAGGTGAGCAGTAGTTGCCCTCTATCAGAGCGAGCACAGACCACCAGATTCTTGCTCTCTATGTGTCTCTGCTGTTTTTTCACTGTCTGTCATTTCTTAGTTCCTGAGAAGCCCCAGTCAGGTGTCCAGGACTAAGCTGTGTGTGGCCAGATGTGATGAGACACTCTTTTGCCAGCTCCCAATCTTTCTTGTCTCACACACTTCCAGGGCCAGGCTGGTAGCACACATCCATCATCTCACTCAGCACGTCAGGGGCTGAAGAAAGACGATCACAAATCCAAGGCCAGTGTAGACTCCAGTGAAGTTCCTAATGACACTAAATAgcaaatccctgtctcaaaaaaccaaaagcaacagaaacaaacaaaaccccagtgcCATGAGCTTTCTACTATAATACTCACAGCTCTACTTGCTGGTGACAAAAACTAACTGATATTACACTTACTGTGTGGCAGGCACCATTATTAACTCTTTGTGTGATAGCTCATTTATCTTAATAATACTCTGAGCCAGGAGGTAAGATGACCCTCTTTCTATGTGGGCCTGCCTGGTAGAGCTCTAATCACGATACGGGGCAGAACTGGCCTACATCAGGCTTTTGCTTCTAGAGTGTACACcagctctctctgtgtctcctgcctCTCAGAAACCTCCAAAGCACACCTGGTTCTTCAAGCCATGACTCTAAACCTCTTTTCTAGGAGAGCATTTTATGCAACCAATAAACCAGTAGCTTTCGGTCCTGGCTACTTAAAATGACTTGGAGACTCTGAATGCTAGTTCAGTGGTAGCTTTCCTAGCATGTGAGAGGCCCTGAGGTCAATCCCCAACACTCAAcaatgaatacattttttaaagaattattattttcttttaaagctttttaggcttctctctctctctctttttctagtttttagttttttgagacagagttttttggaactccctctgtagaccagggtggcctcagagatccacctggctctaggattaaaggcatgcaccattatGCTCAACCAcaagtaaattaataaaacacTTGGAAATTGTAATTCGCAGTTCTACCAGTCTGGGAGAGGTAGACAAATCTCTTTGGGtctgaggctagcttggtctacacagaaagttccagaggATTCAGGGCTATACCAcggaaccctgcctcaaaaaaatttttgttttttcataatttcatatataggtgtgtgtgaatgacagacagacagacagagagagacaacgTACTTAGATCATAGTCTTCCTCCCCGCACTATCTTCTCTTACCCCCCTTTCCCACCAAACCCCTCCTGAGGAGAAACTCTTAAAGAACAAAACCAGACTCAGGAGCACACCATTTAGGAACCGTCGGAGagtcaaatggaaaaataaattcaCGGTAGAAAGGTCAAAAAGAGCGAGAGCGAGAGTAAGATGACTTCAGTTCGGGTCAGTTGGGACCCCTTCCCAGCTGGAGTCCCATTGGAACGGTTAGGCAACATAAAGCTGGGTGACATGCCTTCCCTCTGAGGCAGCAGTGAGAGCAGAGGGAGCATGCAGTCAGCAGGACAGAGCCAGACATCTGGGGCAGCCATGAGCCCAGCCTGCAGCAGCAGCCGGCAACAAGCCAGGACATAAAGGCTCCAGCGACTGAGAATGCTGGCTGCGAATGGGGCTCTCGGGGGAAAGAGAGACAGGCGTCGTGGAAGGAAGGCAGACATTCTGTGGACGAGCTCACTGAGAAAGCTCATACTCACAAAAGGCTGTGTGTCATCAGCTGAGGGTGGAAGGGGGTTTTCTAGAATAGGAAAAGGTTGACTCCAACAAACAATGGAATAAAGACCATCATGGTAAGACTCCATAGTATACTATAGAAATGCTACAGCATATGTAAGTCCATCGCAGGCCATAGAAAGAGCCCTAGCTGTGGTGATAACTTCCTAAGTGACTGGCGAAGAGGCTACTTACATGCTTTAGGTGCAAGTGGGCCTGGCTGGCAATGTCATATACTACATCTCTCACATTTTTATCTTGGTTCCTCCGTAGAAAGTCCTCTTGTGAAACACCATGCTGTGAAGAAAGTATGTTAAGAATCTATAAGTATATTCAAAATcaatattgctttaaaaaaaaaccaaacagacagaCAGCCTATATAGGATAAAGGCtaaattttaaattgtgtgtgtataagtgtgaggGGCAATCttccttgtcaacttgattggcTATATAACCAACTAAGAGACATGCTCGGTGGGTCTCTGAAGGTATTTCCTAGAACAACTAAGGGGCAAAGATGTCTCCCAGATGTTTGAATGAAACACCTGCTGTTTTTGCATGTCACCTTTGCTCCTTGCTGGGGTACGCATCTGCCACTGCTACTAGTGAGTGCTACCATGCTACTACCACTGCTGCCATGCTTAACTGACACTGGAGGCTACCTTCTCTGGACTTTAAATGTACACTAAAGACCTGCAGCTCTCCAGGAATCCCCCAGGCCTTTCAGTGCCAGGCTGGGACGCCTGAGGCAACTAGCCATGGGGCCTGACCAGGTGCTCAGTTTCTCCAGTGTGCAGGTAGCTGCTACTGGACACAAGGCAAGCCAAGGTCATACCCCCTTTTTAGGGTATATATTCACTCTACTAGTTCTGTTTCACTAGAAAAGCCCAACTAGtgagtacagtgtgtgtgtgtgtgagggaagagatggaagagaaagcatAACACAATACAAAAGATTAAAAGGCGGGCTGGAGAGTCCACTCAGTACTTaggagtgcttgttgctcttgcagaggactgctCTCAGCAGAGAACGGACCAGGTTCCATCTcagcatctacatctgtctctCAGAAACTCCTGCCCGAGAGGACCTgagactctcttctggccttcacaggcatattcacacatacatacatacacatcaataaaatacattattttaaaagtttaaaagggCAGACAATGAGGAAACTCATACAACCCTCCTTCCCCtttattgtttttcaagacagggtctctgtgtagacCTAGATACCCCAGAACTTGCTCTATGTTGGCCTCaaaccctgcctgcctctgcctcccaagtgctggaattaaaggcctgcaccactgcctggctctgataaacatctttaaaatacatattcCAGCTGGGCGAGGCAGCCAatgtctgtaatgccagcacttggtgGAGGCgggaggctcaggagttcaagggcatcctcagctacatagagattcaagagttcaagttcagcctgagcTACCAAAGACCTTGTCCTCTCCAAAGCAAATTCAACAAAAAATTATTACCAccaataaaacaatataaaaaacaGAGAGGCCCAGGTGAGGTTACTATAACTACATGAACAGACAGTATACAATATTCAGGCCTCTTACTACAGAAAGAAGTACCACTCCAGACACCTACATGCTCAACATATAAGGCTCTCTCTCATTGATCAAGGAATAGCAGAAAGTGATGtgcaaggggctggtgagatggctcagcgggtaagagcattgtctgcccttctgaaggtcctgagttcaaatcctagtaatcacatggtggctcacaaccacctgtaatgaaacctgatgccttcttttggggtgtctgaagacagctacagtgtatttacatataataaataaatctttttaaaaaaaaagaaaaagaaaaagaaaaaagaaagtgacatGCATACCTTCCAAACAGCGATataacaaactaaacaaaacataGAGCATCCCTCCTCCTGGTGTCCCCAGGGGAATCAGCTGGTGCCAGCCTCACCTGCACACAGACATCCATGGGCAGGAACACCTGTCTCCTGCTACTGTGATAGGGTGTTGCTCTCAAGCACGTGACAATGCCTTGTGCCTTTCCAATGTGGCTTGCAGCATGATCTGCATGAAGATCCTTCACGCCTAGAACCACAGAAACCAAACAGGGTTGCTCTGTTGTCCTTGAAGCATAACAAATCAAGAGCACAAGACATCACCTAAACCCTGTAAAGGTATCCATTCTGTCTGACATCTGGAAAACACGATTTATGATGGAAACTGGATGTCAGGGATCTTCCTGCTGGCAGACATCGGAAGACTCTGCTTGTTAACTCTGACTGTAGCACACCAAGGACACACTGTGAATTCACTCAGCCTTCATGGGAAATACCACaagtggttttttggtttttttttgtcctcTCTAAGGAATTTCCTACAAGCTTCCTGTTAGGGTGCATCAGGACAGGCCTGGGACATTCAACAGTGACTGTCCTGAGGGATGACATCAAGACAGGTCACCCTCTTCAAATGAGATACTACTGTCCTCGGCCCCAGCAACCTCCTCCTTACAGGAAGATAACCACCAGTCTGGTGCAAGACAAGAGGAAAGTGCCCATTCAATACTcttaaaaggaggagaaaaaactcCTCCAATTTCTAAGTGtactttgattttatttcctcCTCTGAGGAAGAATTCCTGACAGGGAGGAGCTGAAGGAGGTGCCATAGGGAAGGTAAAGCCAGGGGTACCACCAGCTATGACCCAGAGCGCTCCAGGAGGTACCATCTGCTTCAGAGAGCCTGAGCACCCGGACATGCCTGCACAGAATATAGAGATGCTCTCTCTCTATTAAAGATATGAGCTGGCTGCAGCACGCACCTTTGagcccagcattcgggaggcagaggtaggtgaactCCATTGAGTTCAAGAACACCTTGGTCTGCATATTGAGTTGGCTGGCCAAGGTTAtattatgagaccctgtctcaaaactaactaaataaaagtTGTAACATGATAGTGCATACTTATAACCACAGCatttagggaggctgaggcagaaagactgcctctagtttgaggccagcctaggccacacagtgaaaccctgtctcaaagaggaaaTGTTACCACAGGGACAATACAGAGAGAAATTAAAAGTGCAATCTGAGGTCGGACAAGCGCTCACCCAGCACCTCCAGTGTCAGGTAGAGCAGGGAACCCTGCGTATTCTCAGCATAATTTTCAAGTTCCTGCATACTGCGGTACGCTTTGtcatccagatttttttcctgaagtcaaagaaaatgcaaatgaagttcattaagttattattttataatacaaaGTGCTCTTTTCtatgtaatttattttcattttatattcattggtgttttgccgcatggatgtctgtgtgagggtctcAGAAGCCCTAGAGCGAGAGTCACAGAcaaatgtgagctgccatgtggaggacggggaattgaacccaggtcctctggaagagcagcctctgagccagctctgcagcccaaaagtgctttttggttttttgcctaaaaaacaaaacaaaacaaaacaaaaacaagaatatcaTTTAACAAATTTGTTTAGACAATAAAGATTAGAATATAGCTAGGTGggttggaaagatagctcagtggttaagagcgagTGCTGCTTTGCTGGAGGATTTGACAccaattcccaacacctacatcaGGCAGTCCACAGACACCTGCGATGGTAGCTCCAGGGCctccgacaccctcttctagcttccaaGAAGCACCTgtatgcatgtggcacacacatacacacacacacacacacacacacacacacacccctctaaataaaaataaataaaacttaaaaatatatacatatatagctagacaGAGGATGGGTGATGAATTGGCtgttaagagtgtttgctgctcttgtagagaccCCAGGTTCTGTTCTCAGCGTATCAGGGGAGCcccctgacctcctcaggcacacTTGCCCATTCTgtacaaaacattcatacatatagaataaaatgctttaaatatagttttcactctacataattttttaaaagttccatATATATGCCaggccagacagggctacacaagaccctgtctcaaaaagcaaaacaattgcCCCCATATTGGCGCTTACTCATCACCTCACAGAATAAGGCTCAAGAATATTATGGATGCACAAACCCCACAGGCACAAGCTTCACGTCTCAGGTTCTTACTGGTCATGTGTGTAAGGTGGGTGCTGTATTGCTGAGTTGAGGGTTTCTAATATGTCTCACACATTAAGCCCTTCCCAGATAAGGTATCTCCCATTCTCTCTGGATTTTTAGCCCTTTGAACTTTTAATTTTAAGGAATTttaatttatctcttttttttccttatatatgTCATTGTTATACTTAGGAAACTATCACCTAACTTAAAATCACAAAGATTTATAGTTTACATCAATGTTTTCTCCAAAaagatttttggtttttctataGGCCATCAAACTATACTACTGACTTTCATAATCTGAGGCAGCAGTCCTCATACTATTATAATAACTTAGTCTGTttagttaaatatttttagaaacagGGTCTCAGGCAGACCAAGCTGCCCTTAACTATGACTGTGCCTAACTAAGCATGGCCTTGAACCCTCGTCCTCACGTGCCAAGGGCTGGAGTATGGACCATGACACCTAGCCAGATTCCTTCTTTTGCACATATATACCCCATGGTCCCAGAACCAACTGATGAAAACAATACTTTTCCTACTGAATTATTCAGATAGTCAACTGACGATAAATATATGTTTTGTATCTGCTGTCTCCACTCCTCCATCCCCCaactgagacaggatttctctgtaatagccctggctgtcctggaactcaccccgtaaaccaggctggcctcgaactctcagagatcggcctgcgtctgcctcctgagtgctgggattaaagatgtgcatcaccactgccccgCTTGCTTATAAAAACCGATTAATTTTGTGTGTCTACATAAATGAGAGCAGGCATGGCTGTTCCAGGTAGACATGTAGAGGTCATGGGACAACTctgggaagtcagttctctcttggCACCTGTGGATTAacggggtcaaactcaggtcatgaggcttcTGCAGTAAGTCCTGTCACTTCCTGAGCCACCCTGCCTGTCCCTGGCCTCTATGTCTGTACCACTGATCTGTATGTCCATCCTTTGCCAATACCACAGTTATGTTTTGTATAAACAGCTTATTAAttgaaggaggaggagacaacGGCCAAGGAGCGGACACGTAGAAAAAGACTGCATCAAGACTGTAGACTGTCTGAGCAAGCTGGATGGGACAGGATATACCTGTGACCCCTGCACTCCAGACCAGGGTGAGCAGGGAGATCTGACGTCAAGATCACCCTTAGTTCCAGAACAGgctggctacatgagacctggtcttaagaagaaacaaaaaataaacaaaacaaaagttcctTACTTTTACCCAGCCTCCTTCAACACTAAGTGCTGGGGCTGAGCAGAATGGCACTTTgtgagcccagcactcaggacgctGCTGCAAGTTCAGGGCTAACTGACCACTGGTGAGTTCCACCAGGCAGGGATATAcagtgaggtcctgtctcaaagcactctagggctggagcgatggcttggtggttaagagcacttgctgctctttcagatgacCCAGTCTCGATTCTCAGCACACTGTCTATGTAAAATGACTAACAgcatctaactccagttccagaagactcAACCCCTTCTCCTGGGTTCCTTGGACAGCGTGTACACGTGATGTATGGGTACACATGATGTATGGGTACACATGATGTATGGGTACACGTGATGTATGGGTGCACATGGAGACTAAACATCTATacacagacattttaaaaatctcaaaaaaaaaaaaaaaaagtaagagacaGGGATGTAGCCCAGTGGGCAGCATCCATAAACCCATGTTTGGCTGCCCAGCGCAGCATGAAACTAGGCATGGCAGCACAGACCTGTAACTGatacactcaagaggcagaggcaggaggatccagtttcaaggtcatcctgcactacacagtgagttcaaggacagcctagcatacacgagaccctgtctggaaaaaaattacagaataagtaaataaagcaaACATACATTTTCCTGACCATGATGTGTGATTAAACACTGGGCCAAGGATACCGACCCAGAATGCATCAACCAGACTACAAAAATGGTGCCAGGGCACAGAGCAAGAAGCAGCTCAGCTGGGCCAGTCTTCAGGTCTAAGAATTCAACAGCAATGCCTACCATGGGAATTGTCAAACTGTATGATCATCACTTCTTGGACACACATCCAAGCACCAGGGCACGTAAATATATGTATAAGATACTCCGGCAGCTGATGACAACAAGGAAGGAGTCATGTTGAGACATGGTGATCATGCATGAAGAAATGAGTCATGCTAAGGTATAGTGATCATACATGAAGAAATGAGTCATGTTGAGACATGGTGATCATGCATGAAGAAATGAGTCATGCTAAGGTATAGTGATCATACATGAAGAAATGAGTCATGTTGAGACATGGTGATCATGCATGAAGAAATGAGTCATGCTAAGGCATGGTGATCATACATGAAGAAATGAGTCATGTTGAGACATGGTGATCATGCATGAAGAAATGAGTCATGTTGAGACATGGTGATCATACATGAAGAAATGAGTCATGTTGAGACATGGTGATCATGCATGAAGAAATGAGTCATGTTGAGACATGGTGATCATACATGAAGAAATGAGTCATGTTGAGACATGGTGAT
It includes:
- the Ndufaf6 gene encoding NADH dehydrogenase (ubiquinone) complex I, assembly factor 6 isoform X11, producing MRMQFWKKAVEDMYCDNPPHQPVAIELWKEKNLDDKAYRSMQELENYAENTQGSLLYLTLEVLGVKDLHADHAASHIGKAQGIVTCLRATPYHSSRRQVFLPMDVCVQHGVSQEDFLRRNQDKNVRDVVYDIASQAHLHLKHVSLEDYLKKIQRVDFDIFHPSLQQKNMLLPLSLYIQSWRKRY
- the Ndufaf6 gene encoding NADH dehydrogenase (ubiquinone) complex I, assembly factor 6 isoform X10 codes for the protein MRMQFWKKAVEDMYCDNPPHQPVAIELWKEKNLDDKAYRSMQELENYAENTQGSLLYLTLEVLGVKDLHADHAASHIGKAQGIVTCLRATPYHSSRRQVFLPMDVCVQHGVSQEDFLRRNQDKNVRDVVYDIASQAHLHLKHARSFHRSVPAEAFPAFLQTVSLEDYLKKIQRVDFDIFHPSLQQKNMLLPLSLYIQSWRKRY
- the Ndufaf6 gene encoding NADH dehydrogenase (ubiquinone) complex I, assembly factor 6 isoform X13 — protein: MRIIDEREKNLDDKAYRSMQELENYAENTQGSLLYLTLEVLGVKDLHADHAASHIGKAQGIVTCLRATPYHSSRRQVFLPMDVCVQHGVSQEDFLRRNQDKNVRDVVYDIASQAHLHLKHARSFHRSVPAEAFPAFLQTVSLEDYLKKIQRVDFDIFHPSLQQKNMLLPLSLYIQSWRKRY
- the Ndufaf6 gene encoding NADH dehydrogenase (ubiquinone) complex I, assembly factor 6 isoform X9, whose product is MRMQFWKKAVEDMYCDNPPHQPVAIELWKAVKKHNLTKRWLMRIIDEREKNLDDKAYRSMQELENYAENTQGSLLYLTLEVLGVKDLHADHAASHIGKAQGIVTCLRATPYHSSRRQVFLPMDVCVQHGVSQEDFLRRNQDKNVRDVVYDIASQAHLHLKHARSFHRSVPAEAFPAFLQTVSLEDYLKKIQRVDFDIFHPSLQQKNMLLPLSLYIQSWRKRY